One window of the Burkholderia sp. FERM BP-3421 genome contains the following:
- a CDS encoding methionine ABC transporter permease — protein MNPQDWSEVAALVATGTLQTLYMVALATLATIAGGLPLGVLLCVARKPGVFDAPRAAAVLGFAINIGRSVPFVVLLIALIPLTRLVVGTSLGSTAAVVPLAIGAIPFFARVVEASLDEVDRGRIEAIVAMGGTARHVVRDVLLPEAFPSLLAGLTLTVVMLIGFSSMAGVVGGGGLGDLAIRYGYQRFNQRVMLATVVVLVVLVQAVQMSGDRLTRVLAQRR, from the coding sequence ATGAATCCGCAGGATTGGAGCGAGGTGGCCGCGCTGGTCGCGACCGGCACGCTGCAGACGCTCTACATGGTCGCGCTCGCCACGCTGGCCACGATCGCGGGCGGCCTGCCGCTCGGCGTGCTGCTGTGCGTCGCGCGCAAGCCCGGCGTGTTCGATGCGCCGCGCGCGGCGGCCGTGCTCGGATTCGCGATCAACATCGGACGCTCGGTGCCGTTCGTCGTGCTGCTGATCGCGCTGATTCCGCTGACCCGTCTCGTGGTCGGTACGAGCCTCGGCAGCACGGCCGCCGTGGTGCCGCTCGCGATCGGCGCGATCCCGTTCTTCGCGCGCGTGGTCGAGGCCTCGCTCGACGAGGTGGATCGCGGTCGCATCGAGGCGATCGTCGCGATGGGCGGCACCGCGCGTCACGTGGTGCGCGACGTGCTGCTTCCCGAGGCGTTTCCGTCGCTGCTGGCGGGGCTGACGCTGACCGTCGTGATGCTGATCGGCTTCTCTTCGATGGCGGGCGTGGTGGGCGGCGGCGGGCTCGGCGATCTCGCGATCCGCTATGGCTATCAGCGCTTCAACCAGCGCGTGATGCTCGCGACCGTGGTGGTGCTGGTCGTGCTCGTGCAGGCGGTGCAGATGTCGGGCGATCGCCTGACACGGGTGCTCGCGCAACGACGCTGA